In Streptomyces sp. DG2A-72, one genomic interval encodes:
- a CDS encoding LacI family DNA-binding transcriptional regulator, translated as MSQRKASNDVGRATIRDVAERAGVSVASVSRVLSGNYPVSEDLRRRVMKVVRDLDYVTNAHARSLAGGGTPTVAILIDNITGAAFAHVAKGVEGAATLRGWLSLVGTTGNDPERELALVNLMRQQGVAAVVLLGGAYDHDEYQLRMARFARSLDAAGSHLVLVGRPSLEGDVPATTVDYDNEGGAYAMASHLLSAGHRKVLVLPGHAEFSTARGRLKGAQRAFEAYGVPFDPGMVRHGPYDYQHGYGAVEESLREGLDFTAVLAGTDVVAAGAMQALRAAGLRVPEDVSIVGYDDIPLASQLTPQLTTVHVPYEEMGRVALRAVADRREGSASRGKGGDGDHLVLGTHVVVRNSVRPPARRD; from the coding sequence GTGAGTCAGCGCAAGGCGTCGAACGACGTCGGTCGGGCCACCATTCGGGACGTGGCGGAGCGCGCGGGGGTCTCCGTCGCCAGCGTGTCGCGCGTCCTGTCCGGCAACTACCCGGTGTCGGAGGATCTGCGCCGCCGCGTGATGAAGGTCGTCCGGGACCTGGACTACGTCACCAATGCCCATGCCCGTTCGCTGGCCGGCGGCGGTACGCCCACGGTGGCCATCCTCATCGACAACATCACCGGTGCCGCGTTCGCCCACGTGGCCAAGGGAGTCGAGGGCGCCGCCACCCTGCGCGGCTGGCTCTCCCTGGTCGGCACGACCGGGAACGATCCCGAGCGGGAACTTGCCCTGGTCAACCTCATGCGCCAGCAGGGCGTCGCCGCGGTGGTCCTGCTCGGCGGTGCCTACGACCACGACGAGTACCAACTGCGCATGGCCCGTTTCGCCCGCTCCCTCGACGCGGCCGGCTCCCACCTCGTCCTGGTGGGCCGACCATCCCTGGAGGGCGACGTGCCGGCGACGACGGTCGACTACGACAACGAGGGCGGCGCCTACGCGATGGCGAGCCATCTGCTGTCGGCCGGCCACCGCAAGGTTCTCGTCCTGCCGGGCCACGCCGAGTTCAGCACAGCCCGGGGCCGGTTGAAGGGCGCCCAGCGCGCCTTCGAGGCGTACGGCGTGCCCTTCGACCCGGGCATGGTGCGGCACGGCCCGTACGACTACCAGCACGGGTACGGGGCCGTGGAGGAAAGCCTGCGGGAAGGGCTCGACTTCACGGCCGTGCTCGCCGGGACCGATGTGGTCGCCGCGGGCGCCATGCAGGCCCTGCGCGCGGCCGGGCTCCGGGTCCCCGAGGACGTGTCGATCGTCGGCTACGACGACATCCCGCTCGCCTCCCAGCTCACGCCCCAACTGACCACCGTGCACGTGCCGTACGAGGAGATGGGCCGCGTCGCGCTACGGGCGGTGGCCGATCGGCGCGAGGGCAGCGCGAGCCGCGGCAAGGGCGGCGACGGCGACCATCTGGTGCTGGGCACGCATGTCGTCGTACGCAACTCCGTGCGGCCGCCTGCCCGGCGCGACTGA
- a CDS encoding hydroxyacid dehydrogenase, which translates to MPSPHPPRAVFAMDPVHLPLLFPPPLMARLKQASDIDPALVVQDLSDPRTAGALARAEVLITGWGCPHLDADALAAAPELRTVLHAAGSVRSLIGDALWKHGVAVSSAVTGNALPVAEYTLAMILLAGKDTFTHRERFRTTHTYPTDEETASTGNVGRRIGVIGASRVGRRLLELLRPFDFTVLLHDPYVSSAEAAELGAELLSLEDLLRHSDIVSLHAPDIPETYRMLDGDRLALIRDGGVLINTSRGALVDHEALTDELVSGRLHAILDVTEPEPLPAGSPLYRLPNVFLTPHIAGSLGNELERLGRIVVEELERLVAGGALVHEVRVGDLGRVA; encoded by the coding sequence ATGCCCAGCCCGCACCCGCCGAGGGCCGTGTTCGCGATGGATCCGGTGCACCTCCCCCTGCTCTTCCCTCCGCCGCTGATGGCCCGGCTGAAGCAGGCGTCCGACATCGACCCCGCCCTCGTCGTGCAGGACCTCAGCGACCCGAGGACGGCCGGCGCCCTCGCCCGGGCCGAGGTGCTGATCACCGGCTGGGGCTGCCCCCACCTGGACGCCGACGCCCTCGCGGCCGCACCCGAGCTGCGCACCGTCCTGCACGCCGCGGGCTCGGTCCGTTCGCTGATCGGCGACGCCCTGTGGAAGCACGGCGTCGCCGTCTCCAGCGCGGTGACCGGCAACGCGCTGCCGGTCGCGGAGTACACGCTCGCCATGATCCTGCTCGCCGGGAAGGACACCTTCACGCACCGAGAGCGCTTCCGCACCACGCACACCTACCCGACCGACGAGGAGACCGCCTCCACCGGCAACGTCGGCCGCCGGATCGGCGTCATCGGCGCCTCACGCGTGGGCAGACGGCTGCTGGAGTTGCTGCGGCCGTTCGACTTCACCGTGCTGCTGCACGACCCGTACGTCAGCTCCGCCGAGGCCGCCGAACTCGGGGCCGAACTGCTGTCGTTGGAGGACCTGCTGCGGCACAGCGACATCGTCAGCCTGCACGCGCCCGACATCCCCGAGACCTACCGGATGCTCGACGGCGACCGGCTCGCCCTCATCCGGGACGGCGGCGTGCTGATCAACACCTCGCGCGGCGCCCTGGTCGACCACGAGGCGCTCACCGACGAGCTGGTCTCCGGCCGGCTGCACGCCATCCTCGATGTGACGGAACCCGAGCCGCTGCCCGCCGGCTCTCCGCTGTACCGACTGCCCAACGTGTTTCTCACGCCGCACATCGCCGGGTCGCTCGGGAACGAGCTGGAGCGGCTGGGGCGGATTGTGGTGGAGGAGCTGGAACGGCTGGTCGCGGGGGGTGCGCTGGTGCATGAGGTGCGGGTGGGGGATTTGGGGCGGGTGGCTTGA
- a CDS encoding carboxylesterase/lipase family protein: MTADRAGQVTEQPAERPVIRTPYGAVRGRYEHGVAVFRGIPYAAPPFGPRRFRPPERPEPWDGVRDAGAFGPTPPKPPYSEAFAQYLSDPVVPGDDCLNLNVWTPEPGPGARLPVMVWLHGGALTRGSSAVPVYDGSRFARDGVVFVSVNYRLGVEGYGLFPDVPANPGLRDQLAALEWVRASIEAFGGDPAQVTLFGQSAGAISTGALLAAPQAQGLIRRAVLQSGPPEAAERDKVRRMVRRMATRLKIPATAAAFADVDRDLLLRTQADVGRLSSPVLGGPAFGIVVDGDVVPCNPLEALVEGDAAREVDLMMGWTRDEYRLWLVPGGLLERVDRLGPVALAGAMARCRCGHEVPRGYRALRPDAGTAEIVGQLVTDHLLRLPLHRLADARPQSSYVYEFTWPSSLPDLGSCHALELGFVFDTGDVPESRKLAGEGAPQELADAMHSAWVRFATHGDPGWRHWDGTHPVRVFGDGEPEIAFGPRDAELALWAADARAREAVPESAPADGAVARGAELRSVVRRLRLPGSVRRS, encoded by the coding sequence ATGACGGCAGACCGGGCAGGGCAGGTGACGGAGCAGCCGGCGGAACGTCCGGTGATCAGGACGCCGTACGGGGCCGTGCGCGGCCGGTACGAGCACGGCGTCGCGGTGTTCCGGGGCATCCCGTATGCGGCGCCCCCGTTCGGCCCCCGCAGGTTCCGGCCGCCCGAGCGGCCGGAACCCTGGGACGGGGTGCGGGACGCGGGTGCCTTCGGCCCGACCCCGCCGAAACCGCCGTACTCCGAGGCCTTCGCGCAGTACCTGTCCGACCCGGTCGTCCCCGGCGACGACTGTCTCAACCTCAATGTCTGGACGCCCGAACCCGGCCCGGGCGCCCGGCTCCCGGTCATGGTGTGGCTGCACGGCGGCGCCCTGACCCGCGGATCCTCCGCGGTACCCGTTTACGACGGAAGCCGTTTCGCCCGCGACGGCGTCGTGTTCGTCTCGGTCAACTACCGACTGGGAGTAGAGGGTTACGGACTGTTTCCGGACGTCCCCGCCAACCCCGGCCTGCGCGACCAGCTCGCCGCGCTGGAATGGGTGCGGGCCTCGATCGAGGCCTTCGGCGGCGACCCCGCGCAGGTCACCCTGTTCGGCCAGTCGGCCGGCGCGATCAGCACCGGCGCACTGCTGGCCGCCCCGCAGGCCCAGGGCCTCATCCGGCGTGCGGTGCTGCAGAGCGGGCCGCCGGAGGCCGCCGAGCGGGACAAGGTACGGCGGATGGTGCGCCGTATGGCCACCCGGCTGAAGATCCCCGCCACCGCCGCGGCCTTCGCCGACGTCGACCGGGATCTCCTCCTGCGCACCCAGGCCGACGTGGGCAGGCTCAGCAGCCCGGTCCTCGGCGGGCCCGCCTTCGGGATCGTGGTCGACGGCGATGTCGTCCCGTGCAACCCCTTGGAGGCCCTGGTCGAGGGCGACGCGGCGCGGGAGGTCGACCTGATGATGGGCTGGACGCGAGACGAGTACCGGCTGTGGCTGGTGCCCGGCGGTCTCCTGGAGCGCGTCGACCGGCTCGGGCCGGTCGCCTTGGCGGGCGCCATGGCCCGCTGCCGCTGTGGACACGAGGTGCCGCGCGGCTACCGCGCCCTGCGCCCGGACGCGGGCACCGCCGAGATCGTCGGCCAGCTGGTCACCGACCACCTGTTGCGCCTGCCGCTGCACCGCCTGGCCGACGCCCGCCCGCAGTCGTCGTACGTCTACGAGTTCACCTGGCCCTCCAGCCTCCCCGACCTCGGCTCCTGCCACGCCCTGGAGCTCGGCTTCGTCTTCGACACCGGCGACGTCCCCGAGTCGCGGAAACTGGCCGGCGAGGGTGCCCCGCAGGAGCTGGCGGACGCGATGCACTCGGCGTGGGTACGGTTCGCGACCCATGGCGACCCGGGTTGGCGGCACTGGGACGGCACCCATCCGGTCCGCGTGTTCGGCGACGGCGAACCGGAGATCGCGTTCGGCCCGCGCGACGCGGAACTCGCCCTGTGGGCGGCCGACGCGAGGGCTCGGGAAGCGGTCCCGGAATCGGCGCCTGCGGATGGTGCGGTCGCGCGCGGGGCGGAACTGCGGTCGGTCGTACGACGGTTGCGGCTGCCGGGGTCGGTTCGGCGTTCCTGA
- a CDS encoding LacI family DNA-binding transcriptional regulator, translating into MTRKSADASRSTIRDVAARAGVSASTVSRVLGGVYPVSSATRTRVMRAVRELDYVADARAKAVAGVGTPTLAFVLEDITGPSFAHMAHGVEREATRLGHLCVVCSTEGDVRHELEFVEMMRAQRAAAVILVGGSADTSEYRERTRRMADQLASAGSRLVLCGRPPLGPGAPVTVIEYDNEGGAYALVAHVLSQGHHRVLFLGGKPDHTTAQGRERGYLAAHRARGLEPDPALLLHGDFTRDAGHRLIREALKRGLEFTAVVAATDMVAAGALTALHEAGLNVPGDVSLAGYDDIPFARDLHPALTTVHVPYEELGRLAVRTALGRTPETPDEHLLLGTHVVVRDSVAAK; encoded by the coding sequence ATGACGCGGAAGAGCGCAGACGCGAGCCGTAGCACCATCCGGGACGTGGCGGCGCGCGCGGGTGTGTCCGCGTCGACGGTGTCGCGCGTGCTGGGCGGGGTGTATCCGGTGAGCTCGGCGACCCGGACACGGGTGATGCGGGCGGTGCGTGAGCTGGACTACGTCGCCGACGCGCGCGCCAAGGCGGTCGCGGGGGTCGGCACGCCCACGCTGGCGTTCGTGCTGGAGGACATCACCGGACCGTCGTTCGCGCACATGGCGCACGGCGTGGAACGGGAGGCGACCCGGCTCGGGCATCTGTGCGTGGTGTGCAGCACGGAGGGCGACGTCCGGCACGAGCTGGAGTTCGTCGAGATGATGCGTGCCCAGCGAGCCGCCGCCGTGATCCTGGTCGGCGGCTCCGCCGACACCTCCGAGTACCGCGAGCGCACGCGCCGGATGGCCGACCAGCTGGCGTCGGCGGGCTCCCGGCTGGTCCTGTGCGGCCGCCCGCCGCTGGGGCCGGGCGCACCGGTGACCGTCATCGAGTACGACAACGAGGGCGGCGCCTACGCCCTGGTCGCCCATGTCCTGTCCCAAGGCCACCACCGGGTGCTGTTCCTCGGCGGCAAGCCCGACCACACCACCGCGCAGGGCCGTGAACGCGGTTACCTCGCCGCACACCGCGCCCGCGGCCTGGAACCCGACCCGGCGCTGCTCCTCCACGGCGACTTCACCCGCGACGCCGGCCACCGTCTGATCCGCGAAGCGCTCAAGCGGGGGCTGGAGTTCACGGCCGTGGTGGCGGCCACCGACATGGTCGCCGCGGGCGCGCTCACCGCTCTGCACGAGGCGGGCCTGAACGTTCCCGGCGATGTTTCGCTGGCCGGCTACGACGACATTCCCTTCGCCCGCGACCTCCACCCGGCCCTGACGACGGTCCACGTCCCCTACGAGGAGCTGGGCCGTCTCGCCGTCCGTACGGCACTGGGCCGCACCCCGGAAACCCCGGACGAGCACCTGCTGCTGGGCACGCATGTCGTAGTACGGGACTCCGTGGCGGCGAAGTAG
- the mmuM gene encoding homocysteine S-methyltransferase, whose translation MTSTVSLAEALAAGTVVLDGGLSNQLESAGHDLSDELWSARLLAERPEAIIEAHLAYFEAGANVAITSSYQATFEGFGKRGIGRKRAAELLALSVELAREAARRARTDRPLWVAASAGPYGAMLADGSEYRGRYGLSVDALERFHGPRLEVLAGARPDVLALETVPDADEATALLRAVRGLGVPAWLSYTVDGDRTRAGQPLEEAFAPAADADEVIAVGVNCCAPEDVDGAIRIAARVTGKPVVVYPNSGEAWDAEARTWTGRSSFAPEQVRGWQEAGARLIGGCCRVGPEAITSITRTLTPA comes from the coding sequence ATGACCAGCACCGTCAGCCTCGCCGAAGCCCTCGCCGCCGGAACCGTCGTCCTCGACGGCGGACTGTCCAACCAGCTCGAGTCCGCCGGGCACGATCTGAGCGACGAGCTGTGGTCGGCGCGACTGCTGGCCGAGCGGCCCGAGGCGATCATCGAGGCGCACCTCGCCTACTTCGAGGCGGGCGCGAACGTGGCGATCACCTCCAGCTATCAGGCCACCTTCGAGGGCTTCGGCAAGCGCGGGATCGGCCGGAAGCGGGCGGCCGAGCTGCTCGCGCTCAGTGTGGAGCTGGCCCGGGAGGCCGCTCGGCGAGCACGGACGGACCGGCCGCTGTGGGTGGCCGCGTCGGCGGGACCGTACGGGGCGATGCTCGCCGACGGCTCCGAATACCGGGGACGGTACGGGCTGAGCGTTGACGCGCTGGAGCGTTTCCATGGTCCACGGCTGGAGGTGCTGGCCGGCGCCCGGCCCGACGTACTGGCGCTGGAAACGGTTCCCGACGCCGACGAGGCGACCGCGCTGCTACGGGCGGTGCGGGGACTCGGCGTCCCGGCCTGGCTGTCGTACACGGTCGACGGGGATCGCACGCGTGCCGGTCAGCCGCTGGAGGAGGCGTTCGCGCCGGCCGCCGACGCGGACGAGGTGATCGCGGTCGGGGTGAACTGCTGCGCGCCCGAGGACGTCGACGGCGCAATCCGGATCGCGGCCCGGGTGACCGGTAAACCGGTCGTCGTCTACCCCAACAGCGGCGAGGCCTGGGACGCCGAGGCCCGTACCTGGACCGGCCGCTCCAGCTTCGCGCCCGAGCAGGTGCGGGGCTGGCAGGAAGCGGGGGCGCGGCTGATCGGCGGGTGCTGCCGGGTGGGGCCGGAGGCGATCACGTCGATCACGCGGACGCTGACGCCCGCGTAA
- a CDS encoding aminoglycoside phosphotransferase produces MPVLDGDAEVREVLGTEEAVFEPLVHNPKNGVTGGVWRVTAGDRSAVLKLLTRNKEATGRWAASEDPRHWNHWRREAHVYESGLAQLWRPYGISAPRLLARVERGDGDVALWLEDVPGEPGTAWPLARHVEHARRLGAAQGAVHPDDEPWLTRGFLRQYVRSNTLGQELLDADEAWQQPLVRDHFPASLRHDMVRLHHDREWFLDVMESLPRAFSHLDQWPANVRSHGPDSVLFDWAFAGDGALGEDLGNYLPDTVFDLFIPAARLPGYAADAYEAYLHGLRESGWRGDEQLVRLGVCASAVKYDWITALMLARAGEEQLDYGGGRTVSAELRYRERGLTLAFLAGWAAEARELAPRLGFPEAPSGR; encoded by the coding sequence ATGCCTGTCCTGGATGGAGATGCCGAGGTACGCGAGGTCCTCGGAACTGAAGAAGCCGTTTTCGAACCTCTCGTCCACAACCCCAAGAACGGTGTCACAGGGGGCGTCTGGCGGGTCACCGCCGGGGATCGCTCGGCCGTCCTGAAGCTGCTCACCCGCAACAAGGAGGCGACCGGACGCTGGGCCGCCTCGGAAGACCCCCGGCACTGGAACCACTGGCGCCGCGAGGCCCATGTCTACGAGTCCGGGCTCGCGCAACTCTGGCGGCCGTACGGGATCAGCGCGCCCCGGCTGCTGGCCCGTGTCGAACGTGGGGACGGCGATGTGGCGCTGTGGCTGGAAGACGTGCCGGGCGAACCGGGCACGGCCTGGCCACTCGCCCGGCATGTCGAACACGCCCGCCGTCTGGGTGCCGCCCAGGGAGCCGTCCACCCGGACGACGAGCCGTGGCTGACGCGCGGTTTCCTGCGGCAGTATGTGCGCAGCAACACGCTCGGCCAGGAACTGCTCGACGCCGACGAGGCCTGGCAACAGCCCCTGGTCCGCGACCACTTCCCCGCCAGCCTTCGCCATGACATGGTCCGCCTTCACCACGACCGCGAGTGGTTCCTGGACGTCATGGAGTCCCTGCCGCGCGCCTTCAGCCACCTTGACCAGTGGCCCGCCAACGTCCGCTCCCACGGCCCGGACAGCGTCCTGTTCGACTGGGCCTTCGCCGGGGACGGTGCGCTCGGCGAGGACCTCGGCAACTACCTTCCCGACACCGTTTTCGACTTGTTCATCCCCGCCGCCCGGCTGCCCGGGTACGCGGCGGACGCGTACGAGGCCTATCTGCACGGCCTGCGCGAGAGCGGCTGGCGGGGAGACGAGCAGCTGGTGCGGCTGGGCGTGTGCGCGTCCGCGGTGAAGTACGACTGGATCACCGCCCTCATGCTCGCCCGGGCCGGCGAAGAGCAGCTCGACTACGGCGGCGGCCGCACCGTCTCCGCCGAACTCCGTTACCGCGAACGCGGGTTGACGCTCGCCTTCCTCGCCGGGTGGGCGGCCGAGGCGCGTGAACTGGCCCCGCGGCTGGGGTTCCCGGAGGCACCGAGCGGACGCTGA
- a CDS encoding autotransporter, with product MSSFPHKTAAAAGAFAAVAFLVTAPPAEAAGTRDVTADVLADRDVTLNGDTVVTVPSGTTTYDGAFHGEGTLTVRGTGTLVLTKDSDFTLPKSRQRQKVSTQGGNHPYVTTANPDPPAITVERGATLQYGNGGTAGLIGHFPYNTPAFRLNQDNIRVDGTLRLSLTSAYNLGTISGSGLITQPRFLWGTWDLSGTHSFSGVIDNGTQLNAGRPEYATSLPNVRKILNQGTYTVDTPLGQTVTMGMDFYQREYGSDINVQSRPGSKVVLTGQYSWSNQGGDTDPSLSDPALNWTPARKNVNKRGTNIKGANVQWGDGTTNKIFMPGTAETVYINLLAARSRSLLTFDYNGPVTLGAPIGGGVFHDTLSAPGAGDIVIAGTPGNDVTFAAKQYYDGSTTVEKGAVLRLGSGKPGGDGSLLTGTEQRRVVNDGTLVVRNVTDSVKLTHVSGSGSLVQSGAATTTLTGGSVTYTGATTVEKGTLALRDGATLVRSRAIRLTSAGARLDAGTGVLRVATALSGKGTVKGSVTNDGVVAGGVAVTGDYIQHAKGQLVLGDKPLKVAGAVRLAGDLDVSAAGTRPAREIKILNHTGRAKTTGTFTGLKEGARLKLANTTYRISYRGGDGNDVILTTATTASSSPTASTRTAAGAAPADRRTASAESETFGWWPYALGLGLLGGLMVPATRRVRGRGGRRRGGRHAA from the coding sequence GTGAGCAGCTTCCCCCACAAGACCGCAGCGGCTGCGGGCGCCTTCGCGGCCGTCGCCTTCCTGGTGACCGCTCCCCCTGCCGAGGCCGCAGGCACCCGGGATGTCACCGCCGATGTCCTCGCGGACCGCGACGTGACGCTCAACGGCGACACGGTCGTCACCGTGCCTTCGGGTACGACGACGTACGACGGCGCGTTCCACGGCGAGGGCACACTGACCGTGCGCGGCACCGGCACCCTGGTCCTGACCAAGGACAGTGACTTCACGCTGCCGAAGTCCCGGCAGCGACAGAAGGTGAGCACGCAGGGCGGCAACCACCCGTACGTCACCACGGCCAACCCGGACCCGCCCGCGATCACGGTCGAGCGCGGGGCGACGCTGCAGTACGGAAACGGCGGCACGGCCGGGCTGATCGGCCACTTCCCGTACAACACCCCGGCGTTCCGGCTCAACCAGGACAACATCCGGGTCGACGGCACCCTGCGACTCTCCCTGACCAGCGCCTACAACCTGGGCACCATCAGCGGCTCCGGGCTGATCACCCAGCCCAGGTTCCTCTGGGGCACCTGGGACCTGTCGGGCACCCACTCCTTCTCCGGCGTGATCGACAACGGCACGCAGCTGAACGCCGGACGCCCGGAGTACGCGACATCGCTGCCGAACGTGCGCAAGATCCTCAACCAGGGCACGTACACCGTGGACACCCCGCTGGGCCAGACCGTCACCATGGGCATGGACTTCTACCAGCGCGAGTACGGCAGCGACATCAACGTCCAGTCCCGGCCGGGCAGCAAGGTCGTCCTGACCGGCCAGTACAGCTGGTCGAACCAGGGCGGCGACACCGACCCCTCGCTCAGCGACCCCGCCCTGAACTGGACGCCCGCGCGGAAGAACGTCAACAAACGCGGCACCAACATCAAGGGCGCCAACGTCCAGTGGGGCGACGGGACGACGAACAAGATCTTCATGCCGGGGACCGCCGAGACCGTGTACATCAACTTGCTTGCGGCCAGATCGCGTTCGCTGCTCACCTTCGACTACAACGGGCCCGTGACGCTCGGCGCGCCCATCGGCGGCGGCGTCTTCCACGACACACTGTCCGCGCCCGGCGCCGGCGACATCGTCATCGCCGGGACGCCCGGCAACGACGTCACCTTCGCGGCCAAGCAGTACTACGACGGCTCGACCACCGTGGAGAAGGGGGCGGTGCTACGGCTCGGCTCGGGCAAGCCGGGCGGCGACGGCTCGCTGCTGACGGGCACGGAGCAGCGGCGGGTGGTGAACGACGGAACGCTCGTCGTGCGGAACGTGACCGACTCGGTGAAGCTGACGCACGTCAGTGGCAGCGGGTCGCTCGTGCAGTCGGGCGCGGCGACGACCACGCTCACGGGCGGCTCGGTGACGTACACCGGGGCCACGACCGTCGAGAAGGGCACCCTGGCGCTGCGGGACGGGGCAACTCTCGTACGCAGCAGGGCGATTCGGCTCACGTCGGCGGGGGCACGGCTGGACGCGGGTACCGGGGTCCTGCGTGTGGCGACGGCCCTCTCCGGCAAGGGCACGGTGAAGGGCTCGGTGACGAACGACGGCGTGGTCGCGGGCGGTGTCGCCGTAACCGGTGACTACATACAGCATGCGAAGGGCCAACTGGTCCTGGGAGACAAGCCGTTGAAGGTCGCGGGAGCGGTACGGCTGGCCGGGGACCTCGATGTGTCCGCCGCCGGTACGCGGCCCGCACGCGAGATCAAGATCCTCAACCACACCGGCCGGGCGAAGACGACCGGCACGTTCACCGGCCTCAAGGAGGGCGCCCGGCTGAAGCTCGCGAACACGACGTACCGGATCAGTTACCGGGGCGGTGACGGCAACGACGTCATCCTGACGACGGCGACCACCGCGAGCTCCTCCCCGACCGCCTCCACCCGTACGGCGGCCGGCGCGGCGCCCGCGGACAGGCGCACGGCGAGCGCGGAGAGCGAGACGTTCGGCTGGTGGCCGTATGCGCTGGGACTCGGCCTGCTGGGCGGGCTGATGGTGCCGGCGACGCGACGGGTACGGGGCCGCGGAGGACGGAGGAGGGGCGGGCGGCACGCGGCGTAG
- a CDS encoding glycoside hydrolase family 43 protein, translating to MSRYEPHALDRRLMLKGALAAGALAAAPSVAHAATDAPGRRAAPFVNPLVRNRADPHIHRHSDGHYYFTATAPEYDRIILRRSRTLNGLATAAESVIWTKHATGPMGAHIWAPEIHRIGGKWYIYFAAAPAESVWEIRIWVLENASRDPFKGTWVERGQLKTAWETFSLDATTFTHRGTRYLSWAQHEPGMDNNTGIFLSRMANPWTLTGPQVRLSTPEYDWETIGFKVNEGPSVIARHGRLFMSYSASATDANYCMGLLTVDADADLMNPANWSKSPTPVFTSNDTTKQYGPGHNSFTVAEDGRTDVLVYHARQYKEIVGDPLNDPNRHTRIQKLGWKPDGTPDFGIPVADTAAGPAKDGA from the coding sequence ATGAGCCGCTACGAACCCCATGCCCTCGACCGCAGACTGATGCTGAAGGGCGCCCTGGCCGCGGGTGCCCTGGCCGCCGCCCCCTCGGTGGCCCACGCCGCCACCGACGCACCCGGCCGGAGGGCCGCACCGTTCGTGAACCCGCTCGTCCGCAACCGCGCCGACCCGCACATCCACCGCCACAGCGACGGCCACTACTACTTCACGGCGACCGCCCCCGAGTACGACCGGATCATCCTGCGCCGCTCCCGCACCCTGAACGGTCTCGCCACCGCCGCCGAGTCGGTCATCTGGACCAAGCACGCCACCGGCCCCATGGGCGCGCACATCTGGGCGCCGGAGATCCACCGCATAGGCGGGAAGTGGTACATCTACTTCGCCGCCGCGCCCGCCGAGAGCGTGTGGGAAATCCGGATCTGGGTCCTGGAAAACGCCAGCAGAGACCCGTTCAAGGGGACTTGGGTGGAGCGCGGCCAGCTGAAAACGGCCTGGGAAACGTTCTCCCTCGACGCCACCACCTTCACCCACCGGGGCACCCGCTACCTCAGCTGGGCCCAGCACGAGCCCGGCATGGACAACAACACCGGCATCTTCCTGTCCAGGATGGCGAACCCGTGGACCCTGACCGGTCCCCAAGTCCGGCTCTCCACCCCCGAATACGACTGGGAGACCATCGGCTTCAAGGTCAACGAGGGCCCCTCGGTCATCGCCCGCCATGGCCGGCTCTTCATGTCGTACTCCGCCAGCGCCACCGACGCGAACTACTGCATGGGCCTGCTCACCGTCGACGCGGACGCCGACCTGATGAACCCCGCGAACTGGTCCAAGTCGCCGACGCCGGTCTTCACCAGCAACGACACGACCAAGCAGTACGGCCCCGGACACAACAGCTTCACGGTCGCCGAGGACGGCCGCACCGACGTCCTCGTCTACCACGCCCGCCAGTACAAGGAGATCGTCGGCGACCCGCTGAACGACCCCAACCGGCACACCCGCATCCAGAAACTGGGCTGGAAACCGGACGGCACCCCCGACTTCGGCATCCCCGTGGCCGACACGGCAGCCGGTCCCGCGAAGGACGGTGCGTGA